Proteins encoded together in one Staphylococcus aureus window:
- a CDS encoding Cof-type HAD-IIB family hydrolase has protein sequence MRFVFDIDGTLCFDGRLIDQTIIDTLLQLQHDGHELIFASARPIRDLLPVLPSVFHQHTLIGANGAMISQQSKISVIKPIHTDTYHHIFKIIQKYELDYIIDDDWNYAAQLDAENAIFERLDPHKLASCIDVANIDTPIKIILLNIDPAQITTILDELDKYHQELEMIHHSNEYNIDITAQNINKYTALQYIFDADVKYIAFGNDHNDIVMLQHASSGYIIGPSEAYTHAILKLDKIKHINNNAQAICKVLKSYK, from the coding sequence ATGAGATTTGTCTTTGATATTGATGGTACGCTTTGTTTTGACGGCCGATTAATTGACCAGACTATTATTGATACATTGTTACAATTACAACATGATGGTCATGAACTTATATTTGCATCAGCACGTCCGATTCGTGATTTGTTGCCAGTTTTACCATCAGTATTTCATCAGCACACATTAATTGGCGCAAATGGTGCTATGATTTCACAGCAATCAAAGATTTCTGTTATCAAACCAATTCATACTGATACATATCATCATATCTTCAAAATAATTCAAAAGTATGAGTTAGATTATATTATTGATGATGATTGGAATTATGCTGCACAACTTGACGCTGAGAACGCGATTTTTGAGCGTTTAGATCCACATAAGCTGGCCAGTTGTATTGATGTTGCAAATATCGACACGCCAATCAAGATTATTTTATTAAATATAGACCCGGCACAAATTACAACTATATTAGACGAGCTAGATAAATACCATCAAGAATTGGAAATGATTCACCATTCAAATGAGTATAACATTGATATAACAGCGCAAAATATTAACAAATATACTGCATTACAATATATATTTGATGCAGATGTTAAATATATAGCATTTGGTAATGACCACAATGATATTGTCATGTTACAACATGCTAGTAGTGGCTATATTATAGGACCATCAGAAGCATACACACACGCAATATTGAAACTTGATAAAATCAAACACATCAATAATAATGCACAAGCTATTTGCAAAGTCTTAAAATCATATAAATAA
- the nikC gene encoding nickel transporter permease: protein MHKIFSKNNLIFFVFVAFIFVVIVLQFFVSSENATKVNLSQTFEPISWLHLLGTDDYGRDLFTRIIIGARSTLFVTVLTLIAIVVIGVTLGLFAGYKKGWIERLVLRFIDVGLSIPEFIIMIALASFFQPSLWNLVISITLIKWMNYTRLTRSIVNSEMNKPYIKMAQLFHVPTRTILIRHLTPKIIPAIIVLMVVDFGKIILYISSLSFIGLGAQPPTPEWGAMLQQGRDFISSHPIMLIAPASVIAITILIFNLTGDALRDRLLKQRGEYDESH, encoded by the coding sequence ATGCATAAAATATTTTCAAAGAATAACCTGATATTTTTTGTATTCGTTGCATTTATTTTTGTGGTAATTGTACTGCAATTCTTTGTCAGTAGTGAAAATGCAACCAAAGTCAATTTATCACAAACTTTTGAACCTATTAGTTGGTTGCATTTATTAGGAACTGATGATTATGGGAGAGATTTATTTACCCGAATTATTATCGGTGCACGTTCAACATTGTTTGTTACTGTTTTAACATTAATAGCTATCGTTGTCATAGGTGTTACACTAGGTCTATTTGCCGGATACAAAAAAGGGTGGATTGAACGATTAGTGTTAAGGTTTATTGATGTTGGTCTAAGTATTCCAGAATTTATCATCATGATTGCTTTAGCAAGTTTTTTTCAACCATCTTTATGGAATTTAGTTATCTCAATTACATTAATAAAATGGATGAATTACACAAGGTTGACTAGAAGTATAGTTAATAGCGAAATGAATAAGCCTTATATAAAAATGGCACAATTATTTCATGTACCAACAAGAACAATATTAATACGTCATTTAACACCTAAAATTATACCGGCTATTATCGTTTTGATGGTCGTTGATTTCGGTAAAATCATTCTATATATAAGTTCACTATCATTTATTGGGTTAGGTGCACAACCGCCAACACCAGAGTGGGGCGCTATGTTGCAACAAGGTCGTGATTTTATTTCGTCTCATCCAATTATGTTGATTGCACCTGCTTCAGTCATTGCTATAACTATTTTAATTTTTAATTTAACCGGTGATGCACTAAGAGATAGATTGCTGAAACAACGGGGTGAATATGATGAGTCTCATTGA
- a CDS encoding SWIM zinc finger domain-containing protein, whose amino-acid sequence MGLLDIASIRSIERGFNYYQSECVINLKSFSETQHEAEVKGSGNKVYRCYIDMEHPRKSICNCPHADGRRVICKHMIALLFTASPEAANKHIMMLNEVEEDYQLRRNMWIDSLKEMINDMSEEELRDAYLNMLIEHGEMAELFGLDEEEEMFEDEFY is encoded by the coding sequence ATGGGATTACTTGATATTGCAAGTATTCGTTCTATAGAAAGAGGCTTTAATTATTATCAAAGTGAATGCGTCATTAACTTAAAATCATTTTCAGAAACGCAGCATGAGGCTGAAGTAAAGGGCAGTGGCAACAAAGTATATCGTTGTTATATTGATATGGAACATCCTAGAAAATCCATATGTAATTGTCCTCATGCTGATGGAAGACGAGTGATATGTAAACATATGATTGCATTACTCTTTACAGCTAGTCCAGAAGCAGCAAATAAACATATAATGATGTTAAACGAAGTTGAAGAAGACTATCAATTACGCAGAAATATGTGGATTGATAGTCTTAAAGAAATGATTAATGATATGAGTGAAGAAGAACTCCGCGATGCATATTTAAACATGTTAATTGAACATGGAGAAATGGCAGAATTATTTGGATTAGATGAAGAGGAAGAAATGTTCGAGGACGAATTTTATTAA
- a CDS encoding ATP-binding cassette domain-containing protein: MSLIDIQNLTIKNTSEKSLIKGIDLKIFSQQINALIGESGAGKSLIAKALLEYLPFDLSCTYDSYQFDGENVSRLSQYYGHTIGYISQNYAESFNDHTKLGKQLTAIYRKHYKGSKEEALSKVDKALSWVNLQSKDILNKYSFQLSGGQLERVYIASVLMLEPKLIIADEPVASLDALNGNQVMDLLQHIVLEHGQTLFIITHNLSHVLKYCQYIYVLKEGQIIERGNINHFKYEHLHPYTERLIKYRTQLKRDYYD; this comes from the coding sequence ATGAGTCTCATTGATATACAAAATTTAACAATAAAGAATACTAGTGAGAAATCTCTTATTAAAGGGATTGATTTGAAAATTTTTAGTCAACAGATTAATGCCTTGATTGGAGAGAGCGGCGCTGGAAAAAGTTTGATTGCTAAAGCTTTACTTGAATATTTACCATTTGATTTAAGCTGCACGTATGATTCGTACCAATTTGATGGGGAAAATGTTAGTAGATTGAGTCAATATTATGGTCATACAATTGGCTATATTTCTCAAAATTATGCAGAAAGTTTTAACGACCATACTAAATTAGGTAAACAGTTAACTGCGATTTATCGTAAGCATTATAAAGGTAGTAAAGAAGAGGCTTTGTCCAAAGTTGATAAGGCTTTGTCGTGGGTTAATTTACAAAGCAAAGATATATTAAATAAATATAGTTTCCAACTTTCTGGGGGCCAACTTGAACGCGTATACATAGCAAGCGTTCTCATGTTGGAGCCTAAATTAATCATTGCAGACGAACCAGTTGCATCATTGGATGCTTTGAACGGTAATCAAGTGATGGATTTATTACAGCATATTGTATTAGAACATGGTCAAACATTATTTATTATCACACATAACTTAAGTCATGTATTGAAATATTGTCAGTACATTTATGTTTTAAAAGAAGGTCAAATCATTGAACGAGGTAATATTAATCATTTCAAGTATGAGCATTTGCATCCGTATACTGAACGTCTAATTAAATATAGAACACAATTAAAGAGGGATTACTATGATTGA
- a CDS encoding ABC transporter ATP-binding protein has translation MIELKHVTFGYNKKQMVLQDINITIPDGENVGILGESGCGKSTLASLVLGLFKPVKGEIYLSDNAVLPIFQHPLTSFNPDWTIETSLKEALYYYRGLTDNTAQDQLLLQHLSTFELNAQLLTKLPSEVSGGQLQRFNVMRSLLAQPRVLICDEITSNLDVIAEQNVINILKAQTITNLNHFIVISHDLSVLQRLVNRIIVLKDGMIVDDFAIEELFNVDRHPYTKELVQAFSY, from the coding sequence ATGATTGAGTTAAAACATGTGACTTTTGGTTATAATAAAAAGCAGATGGTGCTACAAGATATCAATATTACTATACCTGATGGAGAAAATGTTGGTATTTTAGGCGAAAGTGGCTGTGGTAAAAGTACGCTCGCTTCATTGGTTCTTGGCTTGTTTAAACCTGTTAAAGGAGAGATTTACTTAAGTGACAATGCTGTGTTACCGATTTTCCAACACCCTTTAACTAGCTTTAACCCTGATTGGACGATTGAGACCTCATTAAAAGAAGCGTTATATTATTACAGAGGTCTAACTGATAATACTGCTCAGGATCAATTATTATTACAACATTTATCTACTTTTGAGTTAAACGCGCAATTATTGACTAAATTACCAAGCGAAGTGAGTGGCGGACAATTACAAAGATTTAATGTCATGCGTTCGTTATTAGCACAGCCTCGCGTTTTAATATGTGATGAGATAACTTCAAATTTAGATGTTATAGCTGAACAAAATGTAATCAATATATTAAAAGCGCAAACGATTACGAACTTAAATCATTTTATCGTTATTTCTCATGATTTATCCGTGTTACAACGCTTAGTTAATAGAATTATCGTTCTTAAGGATGGCATGATAGTCGATGATTTTGCAATAGAGGAATTATTTAATGTTGATAGACACCCTTATACAAAAGAATTAGTGCAAGCATTTTCATATTAG
- the femB gene encoding glycine glycyltransferase FemB, whose translation MKFTELTVTEFDNFVQNPSLESHYFQVKENIVTRENDGFEVVLLGIKDDNNKVIAASLFSKIPTMGSYVYYSNRGPVMDFSDLGLVDYYLKELDKYLQQHQCLYVKLDPYWLYHLYDKDIVPFEGREKNDALVNLFKSHGYEHHGFTTEYDTSSQVRWMGVLNLEGKTPETLKKTFDSQRKRNINKAINYGVKVRFLERDEFNLFLDLYRETEERAGFVSKTDDYFYNFIDTYGDKVLVPLAYIDLDEYVLKLQQELNDKENRRDQMMAKENKSDKQMKKIAELDKQIDHDQHELLNASELSKTDGPILNLASGVYFANAYEVNYFSGGSSEKYNQFMGPYMMHWFMINYCFDNGYDRYNFYGLSGDFTENSEDYGVYRFKRGFNVQIEELIGDFYKPIHKVKYWLFTTLDKLRKKLKK comes from the coding sequence ATGAAATTTACAGAGTTAACTGTTACCGAATTTGACAACTTTGTACAAAATCCATCATTGGAAAGTCATTATTTCCAAGTAAAAGAAAATATAGTTACCCGTGAGAATGATGGCTTTGAAGTAGTTTTATTAGGTATTAAAGACGACAATAACAAAGTAATTGCAGCAAGCCTTTTCTCTAAAATTCCTACTATGGGAAGTTATGTTTACTATTCGAATCGTGGTCCAGTAATGGATTTTTCAGATTTAGGATTAGTTGATTATTATTTAAAAGAGTTAGATAAATATTTACAGCAACATCAATGTTTATATGTTAAATTAGATCCGTATTGGTTATATCATCTATATGATAAAGATATCGTGCCATTTGAAGGTCGCGAGAAAAATGATGCCCTAGTAAACTTGTTTAAATCACATGGTTACGAGCATCATGGCTTTACAACTGAGTATGATACATCGAGCCAAGTACGATGGATGGGCGTATTAAACCTTGAAGGTAAAACACCCGAAACATTGAAAAAGACATTTGATAGTCAACGTAAACGTAATATTAATAAAGCGATAAACTATGGTGTTAAAGTCAGATTCCTTGAACGTGATGAGTTCAATCTTTTCTTAGATTTATATCGTGAAACTGAAGAGCGTGCTGGATTTGTATCAAAAACAGATGATTATTTTTATAACTTTATTGACACATATGGAGATAAAGTATTAGTACCATTAGCATATATTGACCTTGATGAATATGTGTTAAAGTTGCAACAGGAATTGAATGACAAAGAAAATCGTCGTGATCAAATGATGGCGAAAGAAAACAAATCAGATAAGCAAATGAAGAAAATTGCAGAATTAGATAAGCAAATTGATCATGATCAGCATGAATTATTGAATGCAAGTGAATTGAGCAAAACGGACGGCCCAATTCTAAACCTTGCTTCTGGCGTTTATTTTGCAAATGCATATGAAGTGAATTATTTCTCTGGTGGTTCATCAGAAAAATATAATCAATTTATGGGACCATACATGATGCATTGGTTTATGATTAACTATTGCTTCGATAATGGCTATGATCGTTATAATTTCTATGGTTTATCAGGTGATTTTACGGAAAACAGTGAAGATTATGGCGTATACCGCTTTAAACGTGGATTTAATGTACAAATCGAAGAATTAATAGGGGATTTCTATAAACCAATTCATAAAGTGAAATATTGGTTGTTCACAACATTGGATAAATTACGTAAAAAATTAAAGAAATAG